Proteins encoded in a region of the Zea mays cultivar B73 chromosome 2, Zm-B73-REFERENCE-NAM-5.0, whole genome shotgun sequence genome:
- the LOC103647984 gene encoding transcriptional corepressor SEUSS, which yields MMPSGPPNPMGHGQPVGGAAPSLLRTSSSLLSGGGQPGMGGGGGGMLSSQSPFSSLVSPRTQFGGNGLLGGASLLNRPPFGNGGPMPGPGSMQAVGMQMSTLQQRAGLDGASDFISAEGSDPLSFPSSSQVNLGNQMGSDNLQATSQQQQQQMDAMQDMQQQLPMSYNQQQLPPQHSQQLQQPQATVKLENGGSMISIKPEQQMAQPDQMMRSASGVKLEPQQLQAQMMRSLSSVKMEQQTSDSSAFLQQQQQQQHLLQLTKQIRNCPELVSIGGPNAIANPQAATAAQLTLLQQQRLLHMQQQQQQQILKNLPLQRNQLQQQQQHQQQQQLLRQQSLNMRTPGKSSPYEPGTCAKRLTHYMYHQQNRPQDNNIEYWRNFVNEYFAPNAKKRWCVSLYGSGRQTTGVFPQDVWHCEICNRKPGRGFETTVEVLPRLCQIKYASGTLEELLYIDMPRESQNTSGQIILDYTKAIQESVFEQLRVVREGHLRIVFNPDLKIASWEFCARRHEELVPRRSIIPQVSNLGAAVQKYQAATQNSTSLSAQDMQNNCNSFVACARQLAKALEVPLVNDLGYTKRYVRCLQIAEVVNCMKDLIDHSRQTGSGPIDSLHNLPRRTPSGASTLQPQQQQTEEKQAIPQSSNQSGQNSAPMAGVQPSASANGDVTSNVTLSCAPSTSAPSPSVVGLLQNSMNSRQDHAMSSNNGGPYSGGNVAIPKVNSTSSLHSNPPTSFPSPAPTTSNNSMMPAPQNTNQLSSPTTSPSIPPMQPPAARPQEAEPSDSQSSVQKILQDLMSSQMNGVGHSGNDTKTPNGLTHGANGVNCLLGNAAANNSGIGGMGFGAMSGFGHGMRTAMANNPMAMGARMGMNHGAHDLSQLGQLQHQQQHQQQHDIGSQLLGGFRSGNSFNNMQYDWKPSQ from the exons ATGATGCCGTCGGGTCCGCCGAACCCGATGGGGCACGGGCAGCCAGTGGGCGGCGCTGCCCCGTCGCTACTCCGGACGAGTTCTTCCCTGCTCAGTGGCGGTGGTCAGCCGGGTATGGGCGGAGGTGGTGGTGGCATGCTTTCTTCACAGTCGCCCTTCTCTTCCCTTGTCTCCCCACGCACACAGTTTGGTGGCAACGGTCTTCTGGGAGGTGCCTCTCTGCTGAACCGGCCGCCATTCGGGAATGGTGGCCCTATGCCAGGTCCAGGGTCAATGCAGGCTGTTGGGATGCAGATGAGTACACTCCAGCAGAGAGCTGGGCTGGATGGTGCCAGCGATTTCATTAGCGCGGAAGGGTCGGATCCTCTATCATTCCCGTCTTCTTCACAGGTCAATTTGGGCAATCAGATGGGATCAGATAATCTGCAGGCGActtcgcagcagcagcagcagcagatggATGCCATGCAGGATATGCAACAGCAGCTACCAATGTCTTACAACCAGCAACAGTTGCCACCACAACACTCGCAGCAGCTCCAGCAGCCACAGGCTACAGTCAAGTTAGAGAATGGAGGAAGCATGATTAGCATCAAACCAGAGCAGCAGATGGCACAACCTGACCAGATGATGCGAAGTGCTAGTGGTGTGAAACTTGAGCCACAGCAGCTGCAAGCCCAGATGATGAGAAGTTTAAGTTCAGTCAAGATGGAGCAACAGACTTCTGATTCATCAGCATTcctgcagcagcagcaacaacaacaacatttGTTGCAGCTGACAAAACAGATTCGAAATTGTCCGGAGCTTGTATCAATAGGTGGACCAAATGCAATTGCAAACCCTCAAGCTGCCACAGCTGCTCAACTGACCCTCTTGCAGCAGCAACGGCTTCTGCATatgcaacagcagcagcaacaacagattCTAAAGAACTTACCTTTGCAGAGAAACCAgttgcagcaacagcagcagcatcaacagcagcagcagttaCTTCGTCAACAGAGTCTAAACATGAGAACTCCAGGAAAGTCGTCTCCTTATGAGCCAGGAACCTGTGCAAAGAGATTGACTCATTACATGTATCATCAACAAAACAGACCACAA GATAACAACATTGAATACTGGAGAAACTTTGTCAATGAGTATTTTGCTCCAAACGCTAAAAAGAGGTGGTGTGTCTCGCTTTATGGAAGTGGTCGTCAAACTACTGGAGTTTTCCCTCAG GATGTATGGCACTGTGAGATTTGTAATCGGAAACCTGGCCGGGGTTTTG AAACAACAGTTGAGGTACTACCGCGATTATGCCAAATTAAATATGCCAGTGGTACACTTGAAGAACTTTTGTACATCGACATGCCACGTGAGTCCCAGAATACGTCTGGGCAGATTATTTTGGATTACACAAAAGCAATCCAAGAAAGTGTCTTTGAGCAATTGCGTGTTGTACGAGAGGGGCATCTAAGGATAGTTTTTAATCCAGACCTTAAG ATTGCATCTTGGGAGTTTTGTGCTAGGCGTCATGAAGAACTTGTTCCGCGGAGATCTATAATACCGCAG GTTAGTAATCTTGGCGCGGCTGTACAAAAGTACCAGGCCGCCACACAAAATTCGACGAGTTTGTCAGCTCAGGACATGCAGAATAATTGCAACtc GTTTGTTGCATGTGCCCGTCAATTGGCCAAGGCACTGGAGGTTCCTTTAGTAAATGATTTAGGATACACAAAACGATATGTTCGCTGCCTTCAG ATTGCCGAGGTCGTAAACTGTATGAAGGATTTGATTGATCACAGCAGGCAGACTGGATCTGGACCCATTG ATAGCCTGCATAACTTGCCACGGAGGACACCTTCAGGGGCCAGCACTCTTCAACCACAGCAGCAGCAAACTGAGGAGAAGCAGGCCATTCCCCAGAGTTCAAACCAGAGTGGTCAAAATTCTGCTCCTATGGCTGGTGTGCAGCCTTCTGCCTCTGCCAATGGTGATGTGACATCAAATGTTACTCTCAGTTGTGCACCTTCTACATCTGCGCCTTCACCATCAGTTGTTGGGCTCTTGCAAAATTCAATGAATTCTAGACAAGACCATGCAATGAGCAGCAACAACGGTGGTCCATATAGTGGAGGCAATGTGGCTATTCCGAAGGTGAACTCTACAAGCTCGCTGCACTCAAACCCACCTACATCTTTCCCTTCCCCAGCACCGACAACGTCCAATAATAGCATGATGCCCGCTCCTCAAAATACAAATCAACTAAGCTCCCCAACGACATCACCAAGCATACCTCCGATGCAGCCACCTGCTGCTCGGCCTCAGGAGGCCGAGCCAAGTGACTCGCAAAGCTCGGTTCAGAAGATCTTGCAAGACCTGATGTCGTCGCAGATGAATGGTGTTGGCCACTCGGGGAATGACACGAAGACACCGAACGGACTAACCCATGGTGCTAATGGGGTTAACTGCTTACTCGGCAATGCTGCCGCGAATAACTCGGGGATAGGAGGAATGGGATTTGGCGCCATGAGCGGGTTCGGTCATGGGATGAGGACGGCAATGGCGAACAATCCGATGGCGATGGGTGCAAGGATGGGAATGAACCACGGTGCACACGACCTATCGCAGCTGGGTCAGCTACAGCACCAGCAGCAACATCAGCAGCAGCATGACATAGGAAGCCAGCTGCTGGGCGGATTTAGATCAGGGAACAGCTTCAATAACATGCAGTATGACTGGAAACCCTCACAATAG